TGCCCAACTTCATAGTTCTGTTATAGTCGTCACAACTATCGTTTTTCTTACCAGCAACTAGAGTGACCAGGCGCCGAATAGCAATGAACACAGCTTTCAGTGATGCGCCTACTGACACTATCCAAAAACTAAAGAGCTTGctcagaaaaacaaattttattaatacagAATATAACTTATCTAAAATGTAAGCTACCTAAGcttcgattttattttcacagcCTAAATTTATAGCGATAAGCGGCTCAATGTCGTTCTAAAGGGAGTCCAATTAGAGACACTGAAAAAGGGTCTTTCTAACAGATGTAAGGCCCAAGAAgccaaatattatattatagatTTCACATTcagaattttttatttaatccaGTTGCAATGAAATATGTGTACAATACAGAGCgctcaataaaaaaatataaaaataatctttTAATCTgataaaatccatttaaataaaaaattgtaaatcaaCACCAAAATTCCAATAAGAAGAAATAATGGTTATAAATACTATAAAATACCGATGCTGCAATCGCTTATCGGTAACCAGACTATCGAGTAAAACCGAAAGTATCGAATAAACAACTGTTAcccaattaattaataacaacaTAAACGAAAGTAAAATGCTGACCCGCGTGTTCCGCCTGGTTCACGACAGACGTCTGAGTGTGCCTGTCCTGCGTTGCTTCCATCACGAGTTCACCAAGCCGCCACAACAGCCAGCCAAGGGCCAGGAAATCGAAGGGAATCCCGCAAAGACTTTGGTTGCCGGCGTGCAGGACAAGTACAAAATATTTCGTGATGAGGAGGCCACGGAGATTTTTGATGTGGAAGAGGCGCGCAATCTGGAGCAGGAACTTCCAGAGGAGGAAGTGGAGCCGGATCAGTATTACGGCCTAAATTTAAAGCGTAAGTTGAGAATCGTCCAGGGAGAGCTGCGATTTAAGGCGTTGTGTCCCTTTGCAGGAGGCGTTCGCGGAGTGTTTGATGTTGAGGACTTGGTTGAGCTGCTACGCAAGGAGAATGTGGATGACATATTCGTCTGCTACGTGCCGGAAAACCTGAAGTATGTGGACCATCTGGTGGTCTGCAGTGGACGCAGCTACCGGCACATGCTGTCTACGGCGGAGTTCGTGCGCCGAATGTTCAAGATCAAGCGCACCAAGGGTGACATTCTGCCACGCATCGAGGGCGATAAGAGCCGGGATTGGATGGCCATGGACTTGGGTGGGTATTGCAATGCATGCAGATTCAGGCGTCTTTACTTAAACAAGTTTCATTTCCTTTCAGGCAACATTGCCCTGCACATATTTTCACCCAGTGCTCGCGAGGAATACGATCTGGAGTCGCTGTGGGCCATTGGCTCACAATACGACCTCGAAAGCCAAAAGGCGCATAATTCCTATGACGATATTTTCATGGCCCAAACGCCCATTTCTGTTGTGGAAAATTCGACACTAAAGAcataaaattgtttggctttccAACATTAGTATAAAATCCACATGTTGCACTGGCGTTCTATGTGCATATAGTTTATGATAAACAGACAATAATTCGTCGATCTTAAATGTTGAATTTCATACACCATACGAACATCAATCAACGTGTATCAGGCGTAAAACGATCAAACCAACTGATCGGATGATTATTTTCAACACGATATAAAAATCGCAAGGTAATGAATGATTTTCTCCTTTCTGATTTGTTATTCTCGTATCACGGCCAAAAGAACAATGCTATGGCCCGTTTTTAGCTTGTCCCGAATTTGTTAGTTATAGACCAGGCGAGCCGAAACATACGTAGGTTTAAAAACTTTATCTCGAGATCTTTAGATAGAAAAACTCTCCTGTTGTGTATAA
This genomic interval from Drosophila teissieri strain GT53w chromosome 3L, Prin_Dtei_1.1, whole genome shotgun sequence contains the following:
- the LOC122616523 gene encoding mitochondrial assembly of ribosomal large subunit protein 1, with translation MLTRVFRLVHDRRLSVPVLRCFHHEFTKPPQQPAKGQEIEGNPAKTLVAGVQDKYKIFRDEEATEIFDVEEARNLEQELPEEEVEPDQYYGLNLKRGVRGVFDVEDLVELLRKENVDDIFVCYVPENLKYVDHLVVCSGRSYRHMLSTAEFVRRMFKIKRTKGDILPRIEGDKSRDWMAMDLGNIALHIFSPSAREEYDLESLWAIGSQYDLESQKAHNSYDDIFMAQTPISVVENSTLKT